TTTCCTAGTTCTCCTCCCAACTGGAAATGCTAGAGTCCTTCAAAAATCAGAGCAAATGGCCTGGAGTAATCAGTCTGTGGTAACCGAATTCATACTACGGGGTCTGTCCAGTTCTTTAGAACTCCAGATTTTCTACTTCCTGTTTTTCTCCGTAGTCTTTGCAGCCACTGTGCTGGGGAACCTTCTTATTGTGGTCACCATTGCATCAGAGCCACACCTTCATTCTCCCATGTACTTTCTGCTGGGCAATCTCTCCTTCATTGACATGTCCCTGGCCTCATTTGCCACCCCCAAAATGATTGCAGACTTCCTCAGTGAACACAAAGGCATCTCTTTTGAAGGCTGCATGACCCAGATATTCTTCCTACATCTCTTAGGAGGTGCTGAGATTGTACTGCTGATCTCCATGGCCTTTGATAGGTATGTGGCTATCTGTAAGCCTCTACGTTACCTATCTATCATGAGCCGGAGAATGTGTGTTGGGCTTGTGATACTTTCCTGGATCGTCGGCATCTTCCATGCTCTGAGTCAGTTAGCATTTACAGTGAATCTGCCCTTCTGTGGACCCAATGAAGTAGACAGTTTCTTTTGTGACCTCCCTTTGGTGATTAAACTCGCTTGTGTTGACACATATATTCTGGGGGTGTTCATGATCTCAACCAGTGGCATGATTGCCCTGCTGTGCTTCATCCTCTTGGTGATCTCCTACACTATCATCTTGGTCACTGTTCGGCAGTATTCCTCTGGTGGATCCTCCAAAGCGCTCTCCACTTGCAGTGCCCACTTTACTGTTGTGACCCTTTTCTTTGGTCCATGCATTTTCATCTACGTGTGGCCTTTCACAAATTTCCCGATAGACAAAGTACTCTCAGTGTTTTATACCATATTCACTCCCCTCTTGAATCCAGTGATCTATACCCTTAGGAATAAAGATGTCAAGTATTCCATGAGGAAACTAAGCAGCCATATCTTTAAATCTAGGAAGACCGATCATACTCCTTAATTTTCCTCAGAGGAAAGTTAAATACTTTTTCAGCATTTATCTCCCTCATTTAATTGGTCAACATATTGATGCTATCGCAAGAAATCGATTAGTTCATGGTAGAACTGTTTCTGTAATCAACCTCAGCTGTCATGAAGTTCTGGTCATATTAATTGTTTCTTACACAACATAACATTTACTAACGAGCATTACAAAATGTATACTTAACGTTTTAGTGTGAAAGGACCCACAATGTCGAATTTTTCTTTCAGATCTATTTGAATATAATTTCCTTTCAGACTTTCACACGTTTTAAGAAAGAGGAGATTTCCTCTCCATCTCTAGCAATAGTctctaagaaaaaagacaagtatAAAAGCACCAGCACCTAGTATAGTACCCTATACACTAAAGTAGCAGTAGAATGTTTATTGCTGATGAGAtgctaatgcatgtggggtttTTGTAGCTCAAAATTCAGAAGGCAATAGAGGGTTTTtagtaagtaaaaatatttgccaTTTAATACGTTTGTAACCCATTGTGGATAAGAATAGGAATGTATCTTACTTTTCTTTAGTCCCTACGTTCCCTAGA
The window above is part of the Macaca fascicularis isolate 582-1 chromosome 7, T2T-MFA8v1.1 genome. Proteins encoded here:
- the LOC102134609 gene encoding olfactory receptor 4K3 → MAWSNQSVVTEFILRGLSSSLELQIFYFLFFSVVFAATVLGNLLIVVTIASEPHLHSPMYFLLGNLSFIDMSLASFATPKMIADFLSEHKGISFEGCMTQIFFLHLLGGAEIVLLISMAFDRYVAICKPLRYLSIMSRRMCVGLVILSWIVGIFHALSQLAFTVNLPFCGPNEVDSFFCDLPLVIKLACVDTYILGVFMISTSGMIALLCFILLVISYTIILVTVRQYSSGGSSKALSTCSAHFTVVTLFFGPCIFIYVWPFTNFPIDKVLSVFYTIFTPLLNPVIYTLRNKDVKYSMRKLSSHIFKSRKTDHTP